A DNA window from Mucilaginibacter xinganensis contains the following coding sequences:
- a CDS encoding FAD:protein FMN transferase — protein sequence MGNRFELSVVAQNETWANEKIDAGINETKRIERLLTTFSDDSETNQVNSNAGIKPVAVSQETFDLVARSVMISKVTSGAFDISYGSLDKKLWNFDQQMTALPDEVTAKKLVRLINYRNIVLDKENCTIYLREKGMRIGFGGIGKGYAAERAKLIMKNEGVTSGVVNASGDLTAWGLQPDGKKWTIGIANPDASNQIFSYLAISDLAVATSGNYEKFAVIDGKKYSHTINPRTGMPVTGIKSVTIITTNAEIADAMATPVTIMGVYAGLDLINQMADIEAVIIDDDDKLYTSKNINLN from the coding sequence ATGGGTAACCGCTTTGAACTAAGTGTAGTTGCCCAAAATGAAACGTGGGCAAATGAAAAGATTGATGCCGGGATTAATGAAACTAAAAGGATAGAGCGCCTGCTGACTACCTTTAGTGATGATAGTGAAACCAATCAGGTTAACAGCAACGCCGGCATAAAACCTGTGGCTGTAAGCCAGGAAACCTTTGACCTGGTTGCACGCTCTGTAATGATCTCGAAAGTTACCAGTGGGGCTTTTGATATTAGTTATGGCTCCCTTGATAAAAAACTGTGGAACTTTGATCAGCAGATGACCGCCTTGCCCGACGAGGTTACTGCAAAAAAGCTGGTAAGACTGATAAACTACCGCAACATTGTTCTGGATAAGGAAAACTGCACCATTTATTTACGGGAGAAGGGCATGCGAATTGGATTTGGCGGAATTGGTAAGGGATACGCTGCCGAAAGGGCTAAACTGATTATGAAAAATGAGGGGGTTACAAGCGGTGTGGTTAATGCATCCGGCGACCTTACAGCCTGGGGGCTTCAACCGGACGGCAAAAAATGGACCATCGGCATCGCAAATCCTGATGCTTCCAACCAGATTTTCTCCTACCTCGCTATTTCTGACCTTGCTGTGGCCACCTCAGGAAACTACGAAAAGTTTGCGGTTATTGACGGTAAAAAGTACTCGCATACCATAAACCCCCGCACCGGGATGCCCGTTACCGGCATTAAAAGTGTAACCATAATTACAACTAACGCTGAAATTGCTGACGCAATGGCAACGCCGGTAACTATTATGGGTGTGTATGCAGGCCTGGACCTGATTAATCAAATGGCTGATATTGAAGCCGTAATTATTGATGACGATGATAAATTATATACTTCAAAAAATATAAATCTTAATTAA
- a CDS encoding DUF4266 domain-containing protein, with translation MANRLIKLTGCLLFAASLTSCVQLKEYQKNRINDSEMALSNRKVEKNELNFQSYRESASGANAGKTGGGCGCN, from the coding sequence ATGGCTAACAGGCTGATTAAACTAACGGGATGCCTGCTATTTGCGGCATCCCTTACCTCATGTGTTCAACTAAAAGAATATCAAAAAAACAGGATCAACGATTCTGAAATGGCATTAAGTAACCGAAAGGTTGAGAAGAACGAACTGAACTTCCAATCGTACCGGGAAAGTGCATCGGGCGCAAATGCGGGTAAAACCGGCGGCGGCTGCGGCTGTAATTAA
- a CDS encoding DUF3570 domain-containing protein, which translates to MKKIYLSMLGFSLICRMHAYAQTQTAKDTVFHKLKPGFSLAAPTEPDTSDYRPRRLRVDEINLVSSYYKQNGDHSAVTGGIGTEKVTDFSNGLDLKLVWLNGALHKNTLSVGLGIDHHTSASAAYVSTTGASNAGGSRIYPSLDWTIENEKKGTSFGIGSYYSGEYNYKSLGADLHFSAKTHNKMGEFGVKLQGYFDHVTLIYPSEFVPKTTVSSGGTTYVTTASGNSVLSSGDDYSKPKIPTSPRNTFTASFSYSQIVTSRLQVMFLADVVTQQGFLSLPFHRVYFSNGKDTIERLPSSRFKLPLGFRANYFLGDNIILRSYYRYYTDSWGSKSNTANLEVAYKVSPFFSISPFYRYYTQTAAKYFAPYEGNNATQTYFTSNYEYAKFNSQFYGVGFRIAPPKGVLGWQSLHEVEIRYGHYKQNVGLVSDVVSVNLGFK; encoded by the coding sequence ATGAAAAAAATATATTTATCCATGTTGGGGTTTTCCCTGATATGCCGCATGCATGCGTATGCCCAAACACAAACTGCAAAAGATACCGTTTTCCATAAGCTTAAACCGGGGTTTAGTTTAGCTGCCCCGACTGAGCCTGACACCAGTGATTACCGGCCGCGCCGCTTAAGGGTGGATGAGATAAACCTGGTATCGAGTTACTATAAGCAAAATGGTGATCACTCTGCTGTAACCGGGGGAATCGGCACCGAAAAAGTAACGGATTTTTCTAATGGGTTAGATCTTAAGCTTGTTTGGTTAAACGGAGCGCTTCATAAAAACACACTATCAGTTGGCCTTGGCATTGATCACCATACCTCTGCCTCGGCCGCCTATGTTTCAACAACCGGTGCATCAAACGCTGGCGGCAGCAGGATTTACCCTTCACTTGACTGGACCATCGAAAATGAAAAAAAAGGGACCAGCTTTGGTATCGGATCGTATTATTCAGGCGAGTACAACTATAAATCATTAGGTGCCGATCTGCATTTCTCAGCTAAAACCCATAATAAAATGGGGGAATTTGGCGTAAAGCTGCAAGGATACTTTGATCATGTTACACTAATCTATCCATCAGAGTTTGTTCCCAAAACTACAGTTTCAAGTGGTGGGACAACTTACGTCACCACAGCCAGCGGTAACTCGGTATTAAGCTCAGGCGACGATTATTCAAAGCCTAAAATTCCTACAAGCCCCAGAAATACGTTCACTGCTTCTTTTTCATACTCACAAATTGTAACATCAAGGCTACAGGTTATGTTTCTTGCCGATGTGGTTACACAGCAGGGTTTTTTGAGTTTGCCGTTTCACAGGGTGTATTTTTCAAACGGTAAAGATACCATTGAGCGGTTGCCGTCTTCCAGATTTAAGCTGCCATTAGGTTTCAGGGCCAATTATTTTCTGGGTGATAATATTATCCTGCGTTCTTATTACCGATACTACACTGATAGCTGGGGAAGTAAGTCAAACACAGCAAACCTTGAGGTTGCTTATAAAGTTTCGCCATTCTTTTCCATATCTCCTTTTTACAGGTATTATACCCAAACAGCGGCAAAGTATTTTGCGCCTTATGAGGGGAATAATGCCACACAAACTTATTTTACCAGTAATTATGAATATGCAAAATTTAATAGCCAGTTTTACGGTGTAGGCTTCCGTATTGCACCCCCAAAAGGAGTGTTAGGCTGGCAGAGCTTACATGAGGTAGAGATAAGATACGGGCATTATAAACAAAATGTGGGTTTGGTTTCGGATGTTGTTTCCGTGAATTTGGGGTTCAAGTAA
- a CDS encoding DUF2147 domain-containing protein has protein sequence MKRGLLIAGMLFFYCAVALAQNSEGDKITGRWISEKKNLVVEVYKYGREYKGRIVWFSDLDRPNYPEKMFTDYKNPDTTLRKRKLIGMDVLRDLVYNKNTGCWEDGLVYDCRSGKEWNSCLRLSKDGILYLTGYWHLKFIGKTATFQRANLNQALTSLSK, from the coding sequence ATGAAAAGAGGATTGTTAATTGCCGGGATGTTGTTTTTTTATTGCGCAGTGGCTTTGGCACAGAATTCAGAGGGTGATAAAATTACCGGGAGATGGATCTCGGAAAAGAAGAACCTGGTGGTAGAGGTATATAAATATGGCCGGGAGTACAAGGGTAGGATAGTTTGGTTCAGCGATTTGGACAGGCCAAACTATCCCGAAAAAATGTTTACTGATTATAAAAACCCCGACACAACTTTAAGAAAGAGAAAGTTGATAGGGATGGACGTTTTAAGGGATCTTGTTTACAATAAAAATACCGGTTGCTGGGAAGATGGCCTCGTTTATGATTGCAGGAGCGGGAAAGAATGGAATTCATGTTTGCGCCTTTCAAAAGACGGGATTTTATATCTTACGGGGTACTGGCATCTCAAATTCATAGGAAAAACGGCAACCTTTCAGCGGGCAAATTTAAACCAGGCACTTACCAGCCTGTCTAAATAG
- a CDS encoding DUF4271 domain-containing protein yields the protein MRFIVFCFLLVSVCCLDAIAQTDSVPAKKDSNLKVAHQHLAYLPLADTAAIAKEKREQFVADSLAMIWLKPDSLRENQFLKSMDKNPFADFNSFLNVPLKSDRQLRTGDVRPYRSAWLIATIMALLLYTALLNLFLGQDLKMVFRSFYSKQTQLDKEGGMINFWAFVGLFLLFSLSSGLVLYQLAVFNGFYYSITGFQLFIALSVIIAVMFALKFLILKFIGFVFEANKVVSEYIAILNLTYFSIAFVLLSVAICFSLIANRYIHLLLNFTLVSIAIIFAWQYLRNSVNIISNIRFHKFYLFIYLCALEICPILILIKALNI from the coding sequence ATGAGGTTTATTGTTTTTTGCTTTCTTTTAGTTTCTGTTTGTTGCCTGGACGCGATTGCCCAGACTGATTCAGTGCCTGCAAAAAAAGATAGTAATTTAAAAGTAGCTCATCAACACCTGGCGTATCTCCCATTGGCTGATACGGCCGCTATAGCCAAAGAAAAGCGCGAACAGTTTGTAGCCGATTCATTGGCGATGATCTGGTTAAAGCCTGACTCGTTGCGGGAAAATCAGTTTTTAAAATCAATGGATAAAAATCCGTTTGCCGATTTTAATTCCTTTCTAAATGTCCCTTTAAAGTCTGACAGGCAGTTGCGCACCGGGGATGTTCGCCCTTACCGCAGTGCATGGCTTATTGCAACCATAATGGCATTGTTGCTCTACACCGCTTTGCTCAATCTTTTTTTAGGCCAGGACCTTAAAATGGTATTTCGGTCATTCTATAGCAAACAAACACAGTTGGATAAGGAGGGAGGGATGATTAACTTTTGGGCTTTTGTAGGCCTGTTTTTATTGTTTAGCCTGTCATCCGGCCTGGTTTTATACCAGCTGGCTGTTTTTAATGGCTTCTATTATTCAATTACGGGTTTCCAGCTGTTTATTGCCCTGTCTGTAATTATAGCTGTCATGTTTGCGCTTAAATTTTTGATCTTGAAATTTATCGGTTTTGTTTTTGAAGCTAACAAAGTGGTGAGTGAATATATCGCAATTTTAAACCTTACTTATTTTAGTATTGCTTTTGTTTTGCTATCGGTGGCAATTTGCTTCAGCTTAATTGCAAACAGGTACATACACCTGTTGTTAAATTTTACACTGGTATCAATAGCTATAATATTTGCCTGGCAGTACCTTCGGAATAGTGTAAATATCATTTCTAACATTCGATTTCATAAATTTTATTTATTTATCTATCTTTGTGCCCTCGAAATTTGCCCGATTTTGATATTAATAAAGGCACTGAATATATAA
- a CDS encoding uroporphyrinogen-III synthase, translating into MEERKKKVKSILVTLPKPENDKNPYAELAKKLNLKIDFRSFIHVEGVPAKDFRKEKINLADFTAVIFTSRNSADHFFRICEEMRFDVPVEMKYFCLSETIALYLQKYIQYRKRKIFFGKQTASDLAEVLKKHSGEKFLYPCSDVAAEETQKFLLENGYNFTPAVLFRTVCSDLSDLAEVFYDVIAFFSPSSIQSLYKNFPDFKQNNTRIAAFGATTHKAVLEAGLIMDIPAPTPGAPSMTMAIEQYVKQVNK; encoded by the coding sequence TTGGAAGAGAGAAAGAAAAAGGTAAAAAGCATTTTAGTTACTTTGCCTAAGCCAGAAAACGATAAAAACCCGTACGCGGAGCTTGCTAAAAAGCTTAACCTGAAAATTGATTTCCGATCATTTATTCACGTAGAGGGGGTGCCGGCAAAAGATTTTCGTAAAGAAAAAATTAACCTGGCAGATTTTACCGCAGTAATTTTCACGAGTCGTAACTCGGCAGATCACTTCTTCCGTATTTGTGAGGAGATGCGTTTTGATGTGCCCGTTGAGATGAAATATTTCTGCTTGTCGGAAACTATTGCTTTATATCTTCAAAAATATATTCAGTACCGCAAGAGAAAGATCTTTTTTGGCAAGCAAACGGCTTCAGATCTGGCAGAGGTGTTGAAAAAACACTCAGGCGAGAAGTTTCTTTACCCATGTTCAGATGTGGCGGCAGAAGAGACTCAAAAGTTTTTGCTTGAGAATGGCTATAATTTTACGCCAGCCGTGCTGTTCCGTACTGTCTGCAGCGATCTTTCGGATCTGGCAGAAGTGTTTTATGATGTGATAGCTTTTTTTAGTCCATCCAGCATCCAATCGCTCTATAAAAACTTCCCTGATTTTAAGCAAAACAACACCCGGATAGCTGCCTTTGGCGCTACCACACATAAGGCTGTGTTGGAGGCAGGTCTTATTATGGATATCCCGGCTCCTACGCCAGGTGCTCCTTCCATGACCATGGCCATTGAACAATATGTTAAACAAGTTAATAAATAA
- the porK gene encoding T9SS ring complex lipoprotein PorK/GldK, which produces MKQLYFLLGILAVGVLSGCGKGGDRGELTGVPQRSFRAEVPYGMVYIPGGSFLMGQTDQDVTFSQIAQTKQVTLAPFFMDQTEISNSQYHQFVNWVRDSIAITNYINDDKYYLKPGKGASVNPSGKKYINWDYVKKYPVMSNKKGKASAANAAKLQGMYYQGDDRVFDRDELDVRLLKYNYALMVLRNAAEYHHDKSKKRSDFILRDTVPVYPDTLVWLSDFSYAANEPMTEAYFSHPAFRNYPVVGVTWRQARAFTVWRTRYNEAYKDSRKLAHRARYELPNEAQFEYASRGGRIGTDYPWGGPYAKNAKGCLLANFKPGRGNYTDDGGAYTVNVKSYFPNDYGLYNMAGNVAEWTMSAFDESASTFVHDLAPTFNYEAKASDPEVLKRKVVRGGSWKDIGYFLQNSTRTYEYQDTAKSYIGFRCVTSYLGRDIRDKR; this is translated from the coding sequence ATGAAACAATTATACTTTTTACTAGGGATTCTGGCAGTTGGGGTTTTAAGCGGCTGCGGCAAAGGGGGTGACAGGGGCGAGTTGACGGGGGTTCCTCAACGCTCTTTCCGTGCAGAGGTTCCCTACGGCATGGTTTACATTCCGGGTGGTTCGTTCCTGATGGGGCAAACAGATCAGGATGTTACTTTTTCTCAAATCGCTCAAACCAAACAGGTTACACTGGCTCCATTCTTTATGGATCAAACCGAAATTTCAAACAGTCAATATCACCAGTTTGTTAACTGGGTACGTGACTCGATAGCTATCACCAATTATATTAACGACGATAAATACTATCTTAAGCCGGGTAAAGGTGCTTCTGTAAACCCAAGCGGTAAAAAATATATTAACTGGGACTATGTGAAAAAATACCCGGTTATGAGCAATAAAAAGGGTAAGGCAAGCGCAGCCAACGCTGCCAAGCTTCAGGGTATGTACTACCAGGGTGATGACCGGGTTTTTGACCGGGACGAGTTAGATGTGCGCTTGCTTAAATATAATTATGCTTTGATGGTTTTGCGTAATGCTGCAGAATATCATCACGATAAATCAAAAAAACGTTCAGATTTCATCTTGCGTGACACCGTGCCGGTTTACCCTGACACGCTTGTTTGGCTAAGCGATTTTTCCTATGCTGCCAACGAGCCAATGACCGAAGCGTATTTTTCGCATCCTGCATTCCGTAATTACCCGGTGGTAGGTGTTACCTGGCGCCAGGCACGTGCATTTACAGTATGGCGCACACGCTACAACGAAGCGTATAAAGATTCAAGAAAACTTGCTCACCGTGCCCGTTATGAACTTCCTAATGAAGCGCAGTTTGAATACGCATCACGCGGCGGAAGAATAGGCACAGATTATCCTTGGGGCGGCCCCTATGCCAAAAATGCAAAAGGTTGTTTGCTGGCTAACTTCAAGCCGGGCAGGGGTAATTATACAGATGATGGCGGAGCTTACACCGTAAATGTTAAATCGTACTTTCCCAATGATTATGGACTGTATAACATGGCCGGCAACGTAGCGGAGTGGACCATGTCAGCCTTTGACGAATCTGCATCAACATTCGTACATGATTTAGCACCAACATTTAATTATGAAGCTAAGGCCAGCGATCCTGAAGTACTGAAACGCAAAGTTGTTCGGGGTGGGTCATGGAAAGACATCGGTTATTTTCTTCAAAACTCAACACGCACTTATGAATACCAGGACACCGCAAAATCATACATCGGTTTCCGCTGCGTAACCTCTTACCTTGGTCGTGACATCAGGGACAAACGATAA
- the porL gene encoding type IX secretion system motor protein PorL/GldL: MAGKKQPYGINNIVSWGATVVIVGLMFKILHWPGATWFIAGGLSAEAILFFLLGFQREEKEIDWRRAYPELDEDYDGELPKAAVKKAIPQGDSFSNTAALDAMLSEAKIGPELINSLASGLRTFGDKVNSISRVTDAGDATIAFTNKIKQATSSYDNLSASFEKASANLAEMANSNVDSKSYHEQINKMAKNLTALNAVYELELQDSSNHLKSMNKFYQEMSSTIQDFNASASDSKQFKDEVNKLAKNLSTLNSIYGNMLSAMNQPRVN, encoded by the coding sequence ATGGCTGGGAAGAAACAACCTTACGGAATTAATAATATCGTATCATGGGGCGCAACAGTGGTTATTGTGGGCCTGATGTTTAAAATATTGCACTGGCCCGGGGCTACCTGGTTTATTGCAGGAGGATTATCGGCTGAGGCCATTTTATTCTTCCTTTTAGGATTCCAAAGAGAAGAGAAGGAAATTGACTGGAGGCGTGCCTATCCGGAACTTGACGAGGATTATGATGGCGAATTGCCAAAAGCCGCCGTTAAAAAGGCCATACCACAGGGGGACAGCTTTTCAAACACTGCTGCTTTAGATGCGATGTTAAGCGAAGCAAAAATTGGCCCTGAGTTGATCAACAGCCTTGCAAGCGGCTTAAGAACATTTGGCGATAAGGTAAACTCTATATCACGAGTTACTGACGCTGGTGATGCAACTATTGCTTTCACCAATAAAATTAAGCAGGCCACCTCAAGTTATGATAATTTAAGTGCTTCGTTTGAAAAAGCCTCTGCAAATTTGGCTGAGATGGCGAACTCAAATGTTGATTCAAAATCATACCATGAGCAGATCAACAAAATGGCTAAAAATTTAACCGCCTTAAATGCTGTTTACGAGTTGGAATTACAGGACTCAAGCAATCATTTAAAATCGATGAATAAGTTTTACCAGGAGATGTCTTCAACTATCCAGGATTTTAATGCATCGGCAAGCGATTCGAAACAGTTTAAGGATGAGGTTAATAAATTAGCTAAAAACCTGTCAACATTAAATTCAATATACGGCAATATGCTTTCAGCAATGAATCAGCCACGTGTTAATTAA